ACGGAGAGTAGACTGGTCTAGTAGTGTGAGTCCGTCTCCCAATACAACATCAACGGATGGCAACGCCGGGAATGAGGTAGGCCTACGTGtaatagtttttatgtcttcgcTATCGTCTTTTCTCTGGTTTCTTTTAACTATATGGAGTAATGGGAAGTTTTGGAAACGTCTATGTGTCATTATCATATCATCCCCAACTGTCAATATTTAGGTTCTGGGAAACTCAGCCCACACAAGCCTGGATGATGCTTTTGAGACCATAGCGGAATTCATGGCACAGACAACAAATCAATGCAAGGTACTGTATGTGCTCCAACCCAATCCTATTGCTGTTACTTTTTGCATGCATTGGTGAATGCCTGGTGAATATGTTTGTTTGTATTACAGAACTTTTACACGCCAGAGACTGAGCCTATGGAAAATGAGAGAACCCATGTGTGCAAATACCATTCTCAATCTCACCAACGCCCAGGGACCACACTGCAGATCAGGAAACATGTAAGGCAAAGTTACAGCCTTTCAGTGCAGCAACCTGACATATTGTACATTTAGAAATTCAATTTGAAATGGCTTTACTTGTCATAGTCATGTGTTTGAGATACTAAGGTATGCCTGTGTTTCTCCAGGCACGGTCATCACCTGAGGATTTCCACATTGAGGTGTCACCAGGTACCTATGCGATTACCGCGGGAATGCAGGACTCGCAGCAACAGACCCGGCTAGTACGCATTAATGCAGGAGAGAGTATgaacctcacctttcacctctaacccctgaccaaTCCCCTTTTGACTGTTCTGCTACCAATAACAAAACTGTCCAATCAGAATGTTTACATATGAATTTTCACGTGAAAGTCTTGTCTTCTGGATTAATTTGTCGCTTTAGAGCGACAGTGATACATTGTTATTAATTTGCTGCTAAATGAGAAGCCATATTTTGATGATCTGATCAGGATTTAATTTGTTATATTCAATTATTTGTCATATGTCTGCCCAAACGCATCACGTAAAGCACTAATTATGTATTTTTTACCATATCAGTATaataaagtatattttatatcAATAATAATTTTTGTTTTGGGCACAGTTTCTTGTCACCTCAAGAAAACTTGAACAAATGTTTAAAGGCCCACCTCAGAGGAAATTGTTGCACCTATTTCGAGTAATTCCTGTCCTAAAGCGTAAATTCTCGTTTAGGTTCCACCTAGAAGACTGACGCAGGCTGCTAATACGTATTCAGGAATTGGGGATGGGATTGTGGTGATTTCCACGTGTAGCAGAGAAATAACAACAAATAGGGCactgactgacagctgtcagcgtaactagctagcatgctaaccttagcCAGCTCATGGAAGTTATGTGAGCACCATTTCAGTTAAGACAGGCATACTGTAAGTCAGGTGATTTATTTTTATGCAGACTAGcacaataaattaaatgtatggATTATGGTAATTTGCCGGTAAAAGGGGAGGTGCAAAAACATTAGTTTGCACCTCATTTTAATTTGCTCCATGGCAAGGCGGCCAAGTgtagggtcgtcactagttaacacagccacaaagtcataatccCCGTCTATTTCtacatattttttaaatcagattttaaactGAACTCTCACCTTAACGACACTGTTAACCTTAGCCTAACTATAACCGTAAataaaaagcaattttttgttttcatgaatttgtacGATGTTGACTTTTTGACTTTTTTATGTAGTGGAAACCCAAGTGTAGGCTACAGCGAAAAGCTGTTTGGCTCTCAGACGACTCGCGAATAGGAAAAACTTTGCAGCAGGTGTTTCTGATTAATAGACAttgccatgctggtgggtggtaacgTTTAATTAAAACTCAGCCCTGAAACGAAACGTAGGCTGAAAAATGTGCACATCATCTTATAGGAAAAGACAAGCTAGACTCACGGAAACATCTGAAGTCACACATTAGGATTTGGcacttcaagcccaaatatatcatactttgactaaaacaatgacttattgacttacattgttgtgcaacatcatgggtaagctctggcCATCGTCTTTCAGCTCAAAAACATGTATTTCTACTGGTGTGGGCGTTTTAAGACTCCAGAAGATTCATATTCTATAGACAAATCCATCATGTATAAACACCCTGTGACCGTGTTGCCAGGGGTTAACTGGAGTCTCGTTTTTGGACGAGGTCTGGAGTCTGTCAGGCCAAACGCATCCCTGATGgtcaccctcctcctctcacaaCCAGGAAGTGGCTGAAACATGGAGCTGTGATTGGGTGAGCCACTGATCTCGACGTCAGGGTAGCAGATTTTTGTAGACTGGAATTTTCCCCTTGGTGCTTTCTCTGAAAAATCAACAGACATTGGTTTTACGTTACTCTGCCTTTTCAATATACAGCTATTTTCAACATGCCCAGTGGCAGGTTGTGCATAAAGAATCACTGTAGTTTTAGCTGAGTGTATTCAATACCTGGCTGTCTGTGCTGTGGCTCAGGAGCGCTTCTTCTCCAGTACCTCCAGGCGGGTCGGCTGTGTTCTGGCCCCAGCTTGTCCAGGGGAGAGGGCTCTGTGCTGGCCAATGGGCTGACAGACTTTTCCCCTATGGCCCCTGCTTCCTCATCCACCGACAGGGATGAAGAAGAGGACGAAGATGATGTCTCAGGTTCAACCTCTTTAGTTTCCTTGAGCTCTCCCAACTGGAGGTCCACCTTCTGCTCCAGCTCTGCCCTCTCTTGCCGCTTCTCCCTCTCtagcccctccctctccttcaggCCATGCACATGAGTAGGCGGAACTCTCAGTGGCCACCATGGCTGCATGATTGGACAATGGCATGGTCCACCTGCTGATGGACAGCACTGTGTTCCAGTGCCGTACAGATAGGGAGCCCACATGGCGCTGTGGACGTGGAGCAAATTGTCATTGCAGCATGGCGGCAGAGGAATTCGCTGGAGCTCCCTGACGATCCGCTCATGCTGAGATGCAGGGATCCACACAGCTAGATCCCCAGGCACCTGCATCAGCCTACCATTCCACAATAGCACCTGGAGCCCCTTCCCACTCTCTGCTGCAGGGGCAAAGACAGACCTCAGCTTAGAGTGCAACGTATAATATAGTGCCACACACTGGTCTTCTATGCAGCTCCTACTTTGAGCATTACTGAAATGAAAGGGGTGAAACATCTGTCATAGTTCTCAGATCCTGAGTCATGACTCTTTCACAGCGGGAGACAATGTAATAGTCAACCCTTCTGATCAAACCGCACCTTACCTGTTAGTGAATCTCGTATCTCCATTCCGGAGACCACTCTCCCCGGACCGTATCTCCTCAGGTCAGGTTCCCACGGGGACAACACTGCGTCCCCAGAGaccagacagtgtgtgtgggCCTGAGTGTGGTTCAGCATGTCTGGAGAGCAGactagctgctgctgctgttgctgggaCATCCTCATAGCGTGACCGTCTCCCGCTTCGGGTCTCCTCGTCCCCGGCCTGTCAAACTCAACCACGTACACTCCTCTTCGACCCTGGTGGACAGAAGAAAATACATTTTTGCTCACGGCATGGCATCAGGAGGCAAGGAACCAAGCTCAATGGAGCAGTGACACATCATTACAGTATATTCACTGGTAGGCTAAAGATAGCAACCCAACATCTTACATAAGCCTCTCATGGTGTTTGGTGCTTTCATTTTGAATGATATTGTGCTTAGGTGATCTGATAATATATTCAATATACTTTAAAAGATGACATGAATGAAGGGATGTCTGCTTGTTACCTGGACTAGCTGCATTACAGTGCCCAGATAGTAAAGGCCATCCAGCTCCCTCCTGGCCAACACACGGCAGCCTGGGAGAAACTCTGTGCTGCACAGGGACAGGGCCCTCCCTGACAACACACAGCTACTGACTGGACAGAAGGGATTACCAAGCATACACCTGCAGCACAACcacaaatctttttttttttttacctcagtGGGAACCGGACTGCATAGATGTAGCTAATAACATGTCTATACACATCCTGTACGTAAATGCTTAGATACTGTACATAAGTCCTGTCCATAAATGCTTAGATACTGTACATGCATAGGCAGGATGAGACTATTTTGTGGTTATAGCAGTGGTttactagcctgggtaccagtctgtttagctaatattccactccttgtactctTTGTGATGTGCCAAAGTGAGTTGAGCATgatgagtggaatgttagctaaacagactggtatccAGGCTAGTGGTTTACAATGCCAGTGTATACATTGCATTCTTTGTGTAGCTGTTTGAAACTTGGTAATCCAGGAGACCAACCTGAGAGGAGAAAAGGGCAGTAAAGGCTGCAGTGGAACAACAGAGGTGGACTGACTGCAGGACTTCACTGGAGAACAGGTCGGCACTGAGGGCTGGCTCTCAGCAGTGTACAATGGAATCACCTGGAAGCACACACCCAAGACTTTAATCATAACTCTCCCTATTAAAGGTTTTTTCTTTTTGTGACTTAGAAACGTATAGATTTGGGAATTCACATTCCTTGTTAAATTCAAGCCTTTTTCTGGGCCAGCTCACCAGTTTACTATAGATGTAACAGTTGCtaatgtgtaaaaaaaataaaaaaagaatcgACCACACCATCGCCATTGAACGCCTTATCCAACTGGGTGTCCGATTTGCCCTCACAGCCTGGCTCTGCAGATTTGTGACCAGCCACAAACAACAGGTACGCTACCAAGACAGCCTCTCAGACTGGCAGGAGCAGACGGGAGGTGTAGCTCAAGGAACTCTCTGAGCCTTCTCATCTTCCTATCAGTCATTGACAGCACAGCCCGGGATGTCAACAGTaggtggacaccccttaaaataagtggattcggctatttcagccacacccattgctgataggtgtataaaatcaagcacacagccatgcaatctccatagagaaacattggcagtagaatggcccatactgaagagctcagattTTCAAggcggcaccgtcataggatgccacctttccaacaagtcagttcatcaaattgcTGCCCTGCtcgagctgccccggtcaactgtgtgtgctgttattgtgaagtggaaacgtctaggagcagcagcggctcagccgtgaagtgttaggccacacaagctcacagaacgggactgccaagtgctgaagcgcgtaaaaatcgtcagtCCTCAGTTGCAaaactcactacagagttccaaactgcctctggaagcaacgtcatcacaataactgtttgtcgggagcttcatgaaatgggtttccatggccgagcagccgcacacaagcctaagatcaccatgtgcaatgacaagcgtcagctggagtggtgtaaagctcgccgccattggactctggagcggtggaaacacgttctctggagtgatgaatcacgcttcactatctggcagtcctatggacgaatctgggtttggcggatgccaggagaacgctacctgcccgaatgcatagtgccaactgtaaagtttggtggaggaggaataatggttttgggctgtttttcattgttcgggctaggccccttaattccagtgaagggaaatagtcatgctacagcatacaatgacattctagacgattctgtgcttccaactttgtggcaacagtttggggaaggccctttcctgtttcagcatgacaatgcccctgtgcacaaaacgaggtccatacagaaatggtttgtcgagatccgtgtggtagaacttgactggcctgcacagagccctgtccTCAACCCCATCTGCGAGCCACGCCGACTGACACAATGAAATCTGGTGGAGGTGACCTTCCTTCTACCAACCCCGACAATGACAAATTAATCAATTAGGTGCTCAATGATGAGCAGTGGGCACTCAAATTCATTAAGACTCAATCACTCTAGatcagggttgcccaaccctgttcctggagagctaccctcctgtaggttttcgctccaaccccaggtgttactaaccagattcatcttatcaacctgctaattattagaatcaggtgtgctagattagagttggagcaaaaacctacaggacggtagctctccaggaacagggttgggcagtcctgctcTGGATGAATCACAAACTCTCATGGTCCCCCCACCTGCTCTACTGCCCCATCCATCCCGACTGGGAGAACATAACAGCTCCCTCTTGTGGCATGAGTCAGACACTGCATGAAGTCCTGAGTCCTGCCGTCCAgagagctgctgctgctggggtTAGATAGCGACAGGTGGAACACATGTACTGGCCTCTTCCCTGCCATTGTTGGCAGGGCCCGAAGGAGTTCCTCTGGGTGGTCAGGGAGATCGGTGGTGACCAGGTGGACGGCGTGGCAGGCTGGGTCGCTGAAGGCTGTACTCAGGGCAGCCAGGAGGTCCCTACCTGGGCTGGAGCTGAGGGAGTGGATCCAGGATAGAGCCTCGTAGACAGTGTCCGGAGCACAGGGCACCATGTGCTCAGACCAACGGGTTACCTAGAGTTGGGCAACATGGGACAACAATGGTAAAACACAGTAAGGAATGTAAGGTGTTCACAATGCATCAAAATGCTCAGCCAAATGTGACATACAGTTAGCCATACACCAGGGTTGGGCAAAAGGTAATTTACTACAACTAGGTACTGAACCACTGCATTATCTTCCCTAAACACACTCCTCACatgtaaaacacacacataggcatattagtcaccactagccggcctccacccagtaccctgctcTGAACTTATTCACGGTTActacccggtactctaccctgcagtttagagactgctgccctatgtatatagtcattgaacactgctAACTTTagttaataatgtttacatactgtatcatactgtattctagtcaaggctcatcctatagaACTACTGCTGTACAAACCTTTTCTATTCGTATAcagtccatactgtctatacacaccatcatatacatacatatatatatttatattccagactctgacattgctttttattttttgatatttttgtttattgttcggtattattgcactgttggagctagaaacataagcattttgctgcacctgcacctgcaataacatctgcaaaatatgtgtacgcgaccaataagatttgatttgattatattgCGTACAGCATTAACATTGTGAGTTGTACAGTACCTTGTATGAGAAGCCTATGATGTTGAAGAGCGAGTCTCTGAGGGATGCCTTGTTCAGCAGGGTCTGGATGAGCAGGCGCTTCACTGACCCCAGAGCAGTGCTCATGGCCTCTGAGGTGTCCAAAACAAAGGACACATTCCTGTACCTCAGGCCCATGAACAATGGAAGGAGCCTGCTGTGAGGCTCATCAGGTGACTGGGAGACAGACGCCATCCTTGCCCTAGATGTCAAAGTATTAATGAagtagaggaaaaacaaaatactgcagtGACAGGGATGTTTTCCATATATGATTTTAAAAACTATATTTAATTGAAGCAGAAATTCACTATACTTTCATCGTTATACATTTAGCTGTTTAATAGTATCAACTGATAGGCTACTGTACCTCTGTGAATTCGCAAGAGTgttcctgcctgtctgtctctagtctgcaGATAGCCACTAAGCTCCATTGTTTACTTGAGTTGCCATGGAGAGGTCTGGGTGAATGTTATCGTGGCCTCTTTGGGCTGCATAACTGTCAATCAACTAGTGAAGGctgagtagcctggtcccagatctagtGCTGcatagccaactcctatggtcttTGTCACACCAACGAACATAGGAGTTGgttatacagcacaaacagatcaagGACCAGGCTAAAAGCGATGAGTTATAAAACACAGCCATTACAGCCTGGTTGTTTAGTCTTAAATATGGCAATTATGTTGTATCTCTCCTCTGTAAAAAAGGAAGCCCTGAGAGATTTGACTGGGCTGTGTTTGTCTTTGAGGATTATGCTATCAAAGTAAAAGATAGCCTTTATTGGCTTCATGTTAGGAGCCCCTGGATACTTCTTGGTCCCCCACCGACTCTTCTTGGGCACTTTAATGATGTCAAATGACCTTTAATTACATTTGGAAGACCGCCACAGCAG
The sequence above is a segment of the Coregonus clupeaformis isolate EN_2021a chromosome 19, ASM2061545v1, whole genome shotgun sequence genome. Coding sequences within it:
- the c19h11orf16 gene encoding uncharacterized protein C11orf16 homolog, translating into MASVSQSPDEPHSRLLPLFMGLRYRNVSFVLDTSEAMSTALGSVKRLLIQTLLNKASLRDSLFNIIGFSYKVTRWSEHMVPCAPDTVYEALSWIHSLSSSPGRDLLAALSTAFSDPACHAVHLVTTDLPDHPEELLRALPTMAGKRPVHVFHLSLSNPSSSSSLDGRTQDFMQCLTHATRGSCYVLPVGMDGAVEQVIPLYTAESQPSVPTCSPVKSCSQSTSVVPLQPLLPFSPLRCMLGNPFCPVSSCVLSGRALSLCSTEFLPGCRVLARRELDGLYYLGTVMQLVQGRRGVYVVEFDRPGTRRPEAGDGHAMRMSQQQQQQLVCSPDMLNHTQAHTHCLVSGDAVLSPWEPDLRRYGPGRVVSGMEIRDSLTAESGKGLQVLLWNGRLMQVPGDLAVWIPASQHERIVRELQRIPLPPCCNDNLLHVHSAMWAPYLYGTGTQCCPSAGGPCHCPIMQPWWPLRVPPTHVHGLKEREGLEREKRQERAELEQKVDLQLGELKETKEVEPETSSSSSSSSLSVDEEAGAIGEKSVSPLASTEPSPLDKLGPEHSRPAWRYWRRSAPEPQHRQPEKAPRGKFQSTKICYPDVEISGSPNHSSMFQPLPGCERRRVTIRDAFGLTDSRPRPKTRLQLTPGNTVTGCLYMMDLSIEYESSGVLKRPHQ
- the akip1 gene encoding A-kinase-interacting protein 1, encoding MASQAWQLESSLRRSARLGLEVLERASRRRVDWSSSVSPSPNTTSTDGNAGNEVLGNSAHTSLDDAFETIAEFMAQTTNQCKNFYTPETEPMENERTHVCKYHSQSHQRPGTTLQIRKHARSSPEDFHIEVSPGTYAITAGMQDSQQQTRLVRINAGESMNLTFHL